A single Maridesulfovibrio frigidus DSM 17176 DNA region contains:
- a CDS encoding substrate-binding periplasmic protein, which yields MTAKKSILLSLLVLLFTLSNTSIYASNRVSFASFPVPVLIQNSQKGTFIDIVREACSRLNIKPDILIYPPKRSFKYFSEKKTQAFFPAIPFHLREQFVLTTPFHYKRAFAFTRKGTKAITTVSELKGKRVGLTTGFSYPPNIVNDSDITVDFTAFFQSSLKKLQAGRIDCFIGDPDITLNAMKELNLSLSYDLANPIYEEPVFIAFHRTPEGIALADNFSKAISKMLEDGTIHKIKSDLQPISSRPPILTKKVVESN from the coding sequence ATGACCGCAAAAAAATCTATATTACTATCTCTTCTTGTCTTACTCTTTACACTTTCGAACACTTCTATCTATGCATCCAATAGAGTTTCTTTTGCCTCTTTCCCTGTTCCTGTTCTTATACAAAATTCACAAAAAGGAACTTTCATTGATATAGTCAGAGAAGCCTGCTCAAGGCTGAATATTAAGCCCGATATTTTGATATATCCACCGAAGCGTTCGTTCAAATATTTTAGTGAAAAAAAAACCCAGGCATTCTTTCCCGCCATCCCCTTTCATCTAAGAGAACAATTTGTTTTAACGACTCCTTTCCACTATAAAAGGGCTTTTGCTTTTACCAGAAAAGGTACCAAAGCAATAACAACTGTTAGTGAGTTAAAAGGGAAGAGAGTCGGTCTAACTACAGGATTTTCGTACCCACCAAATATAGTAAATGACTCTGACATCACGGTCGACTTTACTGCCTTCTTTCAGTCAAGCCTCAAAAAGCTACAAGCAGGCCGCATCGATTGTTTTATAGGGGACCCGGACATAACCCTAAACGCAATGAAAGAACTAAACTTATCATTAAGTTACGATTTGGCTAACCCCATTTACGAAGAACCTGTCTTTATTGCCTTCCATAGAACGCCAGAAGGTATCGCACTAGCTGACAACTTTTCCAAGGCAATCTCAAAAATGCTGGAAGACGGTACAATACATAAAATAAAATCTGACCTTCAACCCATCAGTTCACGCCCTCCTATACTAACAAAAAAAGTAGTAGAGAGTAACTAA
- a CDS encoding endonuclease/exonuclease/phosphatase family protein codes for MTLGYAFIKPLAAFLLLVAFTIVCWLLFNWYNSPDFEVSSLKHGSVIKFENGINEVNAKKGKLTVLSYNLGFAAGPMQETLADDHPESFYTNNLDKFIELVKSKDVDILLLQEVDLDSKRSSYMDQLEYIMDRLGWGYAAPVVDWDLYFPFRKEHKIVKATVVLSKFPISSNDYTLTSCKPNFDNKLLNIFYYPLLWKSTMQRVSILVEDNPIDIYNVHLCVWNRAARVEQIKSLSKWINEKSSDRAFLVAGDFNFQAYIRGTPIPFADMSEPSFMKHLWDQVPEISELYSSKSSDAKSIHNYFTFPERRHRYDFMYYSKKVHFLDSNIIQDIDSSDHLPLIATFKLK; via the coding sequence ATGACTTTAGGGTATGCTTTTATAAAACCACTTGCTGCCTTTTTGTTGCTCGTGGCTTTTACTATTGTGTGTTGGTTGCTTTTCAATTGGTATAATAGTCCTGATTTTGAGGTAAGTTCTCTTAAGCATGGATCAGTTATAAAGTTTGAAAACGGTATCAATGAAGTTAATGCAAAAAAAGGTAAGTTGACCGTTCTTAGCTATAACCTTGGTTTTGCTGCAGGACCTATGCAAGAGACTTTAGCGGATGATCATCCCGAGTCTTTTTATACAAATAATTTAGATAAATTTATTGAATTAGTTAAATCAAAAGATGTTGATATCCTTTTATTACAGGAGGTTGATTTAGATTCAAAGCGCTCCAGTTATATGGATCAACTGGAGTATATAATGGATCGTCTCGGCTGGGGGTATGCTGCTCCGGTTGTTGATTGGGATTTATACTTTCCGTTTCGTAAAGAACATAAAATAGTTAAGGCTACTGTTGTATTATCCAAGTTCCCAATATCTTCTAATGACTATACTCTTACTTCCTGCAAGCCAAATTTTGATAATAAGTTATTAAATATTTTTTATTATCCGCTTTTGTGGAAATCGACTATGCAGCGTGTTTCCATCTTAGTAGAAGATAATCCTATCGATATTTATAATGTTCACCTTTGTGTATGGAATAGAGCTGCGCGCGTTGAGCAGATTAAATCTCTGTCAAAGTGGATCAACGAGAAATCCTCTGATCGTGCTTTTTTAGTTGCGGGAGATTTTAATTTTCAAGCTTATATACGTGGAACGCCTATTCCATTTGCAGATATGTCCGAGCCTTCCTTTATGAAACATTTATGGGATCAAGTTCCAGAAATTTCTGAATTGTATAGCTCTAAATCTTCTGATGCTAAATCTATTCATAACTATTTTACATTTCCTGAGCGCAGACATCGCTATGATTTTATGTATTACTCTAAAAAAGTTCACTTTTTAGACTCTAATATTATCCAAGACATAGATTCTTCTGACCATTTACCTCTCATTGCAACTTTTAAATTAAAGTAA
- the lpxK gene encoding tetraacyldisaccharide 4'-kinase has translation MACLRTAQNILSPILTPAGHVYGAVMGCRANLFSRGTFTRFNPSCPCVSVGNIGSGGSGKTPLSGWLLKWAHEQGMESALLTRGYGGSPTKFPCLVTAETPVKESGDEPLMLATDNPYARVIVDPVRKRSGKWATESFQPDFMVLDDGFQHMAVQRDLDFVLMTHEDLTDGWNKVIPRGTWRETEDALRRADCFFVKSSVAEFNSMKGVIKERLGEFKKPVFQFNLKAESLISLKSGDAAPFGCDKFLLVSGIGKPDQFFDDSVKFMSQEPAGHVVFKDHHPYRAQDVDDIRRKAKLIARENGQYNFVKVICTPKDAVKLSALGCDEFYTIDLRVEFSDSIFFDETEPCGFDNWWSRDRLNSYSQKRISENESA, from the coding sequence ATGGCTTGTTTACGTACCGCGCAAAATATTCTCAGTCCCATACTGACTCCGGCAGGGCATGTTTACGGAGCTGTGATGGGGTGCAGGGCAAATCTGTTCAGCAGAGGAACCTTTACTCGTTTTAATCCTTCGTGCCCGTGTGTTTCTGTAGGGAATATTGGGTCCGGTGGTAGTGGAAAAACACCGCTGTCCGGTTGGCTTTTAAAATGGGCGCATGAACAGGGTATGGAATCTGCTCTTCTTACGCGTGGATACGGTGGCTCTCCAACAAAATTTCCGTGTCTGGTCACTGCTGAGACTCCAGTAAAAGAGTCCGGTGATGAACCTTTGATGCTTGCAACAGATAATCCTTATGCGCGGGTTATTGTTGATCCTGTCCGAAAGCGTTCCGGTAAATGGGCGACTGAGTCTTTTCAGCCCGATTTTATGGTGCTGGACGATGGTTTTCAGCATATGGCTGTCCAGCGTGATCTAGACTTTGTTCTGATGACTCATGAGGATCTTACTGATGGGTGGAATAAGGTTATTCCGCGAGGAACTTGGCGTGAAACGGAAGATGCGTTGCGTCGAGCAGATTGCTTTTTCGTTAAGAGTTCGGTTGCAGAGTTTAATTCTATGAAGGGTGTGATAAAGGAAAGGCTGGGCGAATTTAAGAAACCTGTGTTTCAATTTAACTTGAAAGCGGAAAGCTTAATATCCTTGAAGAGCGGTGATGCGGCTCCTTTCGGTTGTGATAAATTTCTATTGGTTTCAGGAATCGGAAAACCTGATCAGTTTTTTGATGACAGTGTTAAGTTTATGAGTCAGGAACCGGCTGGGCACGTTGTATTTAAGGATCATCATCCGTACCGAGCGCAGGATGTGGATGATATAAGGCGCAAAGCTAAACTTATTGCGCGTGAGAATGGCCAGTATAATTTTGTAAAAGTTATTTGCACGCCTAAAGATGCAGTTAAATTGAGCGCTCTTGGGTGCGATGAGTTTTATACAATTGACCTTCGAGTTGAATTTTCAGACTCAATTTTCTTCGACGAAACTGAACCTTGCGGTTTCGATAACTGGTGGAGTCGAGACAGACTTAATTCATATTCGCAGAAACGTATCAGTGAAAATGAAAGTGCGTAA
- a CDS encoding ABC transporter substrate-binding protein, protein MKRVFGLCLMVGLSTVLLCSFALAEAVGPKKIFIVSSYAQDNICGLPQYQGVIEAIAGAGFRIDTDVKIYSYAMETKKVNNTPALIDAQAEIVLAKIEKINPDVVVVLDDNAFRAVALKLVDSKIAVVFSGLNGQPEDYNEIVTWIDSRSKPGHNITGIYEKLHIVQAFKVQKKILPDLERALIVSDESPTGKAVLKEVNLELSEESVDVFFDVKIATSWEDYKDIILKSCSSPDIGTIYTAATLLKDKHGQVHSTSEIIKWTVGNCLKPGIPINYSFSRLGMFGGAGVDFISMGRQAGVMVGRILNGDKPGDIAIENAKRYGLVFNLKRAEELGITIPNDVLMASDAIYR, encoded by the coding sequence ATGAAAAGGGTATTCGGCTTGTGTTTAATGGTTGGACTTAGCACGGTTTTGCTTTGTTCTTTTGCACTTGCAGAGGCCGTCGGACCTAAGAAAATTTTCATCGTAAGTAGTTACGCACAAGACAATATTTGCGGACTGCCTCAGTATCAGGGCGTTATTGAAGCTATTGCCGGTGCCGGTTTCCGGATTGATACCGATGTGAAGATTTATTCTTACGCAATGGAAACTAAAAAAGTAAATAATACTCCTGCCTTGATTGATGCACAGGCTGAAATTGTTTTGGCTAAAATAGAGAAAATTAACCCTGATGTTGTTGTTGTTTTGGATGATAATGCATTCAGGGCAGTTGCTTTAAAGCTTGTTGATTCTAAAATAGCGGTCGTGTTTTCGGGGCTTAATGGTCAGCCGGAAGATTACAATGAAATTGTGACGTGGATAGATTCTCGCAGTAAGCCCGGCCATAACATAACAGGCATTTATGAAAAACTACACATCGTACAAGCTTTTAAGGTTCAGAAGAAAATTCTTCCCGATCTAGAGCGAGCATTAATTGTTTCTGACGAGTCTCCCACAGGAAAGGCCGTTTTAAAGGAAGTAAATCTAGAACTTTCAGAGGAAAGTGTAGATGTTTTTTTTGATGTTAAGATTGCCACTTCTTGGGAAGATTATAAGGATATAATATTAAAAAGTTGTTCCAGTCCTGATATAGGTACTATTTATACTGCAGCCACTCTTTTAAAAGACAAGCATGGGCAAGTACATTCCACCTCGGAAATTATTAAGTGGACAGTTGGAAATTGCCTGAAACCAGGTATTCCTATTAATTATTCATTTTCTCGTCTTGGAATGTTTGGCGGGGCCGGAGTAGACTTTATTTCCATGGGGCGGCAAGCAGGCGTCATGGTTGGTCGGATACTAAATGGAGATAAGCCCGGGGACATAGCTATTGAGAATGCTAAACGTTATGGGCTAGTCTTTAATCTTAAGCGCGCTGAAGAACTCGGTATAACCATTCCTAACGACGTATTAATGGCTTCTGACGCAATTTACAGGTAG
- a CDS encoding Bax inhibitor-1/YccA family protein, whose amino-acid sequence MSRFGSAGSIQTKPEILNAFMRGVYNWMSLGLLLTAAVAWLTASTPAVLNMVFAVNPTTGVAGPTMLFWAALVGEIGLVFYLSARIATLSAGAATGLFMAYSGLNGLTLSVLLLAYTASSIFQTFLVTAGMFAALSMYGLTTKKDLTGMGTFMMMGVFGIIIASVVNMFMQSSAMNFVISVIGVVVFAGLTAYDSQKLRIMGENVPEGDEVALRRGTIMGALTLYLDFINLFLFLLRFMGSSRN is encoded by the coding sequence ATGAGTAGATTTGGTTCTGCCGGTTCAATTCAGACAAAACCGGAAATCCTGAACGCTTTTATGCGCGGGGTTTATAATTGGATGAGTTTGGGGCTTTTGCTAACTGCCGCTGTTGCGTGGCTTACCGCATCAACTCCAGCTGTTTTGAATATGGTTTTCGCAGTGAATCCAACAACTGGAGTAGCTGGTCCTACCATGCTTTTCTGGGCTGCTCTTGTTGGTGAAATCGGGCTTGTTTTCTACTTAAGCGCCCGCATTGCAACTCTTTCCGCTGGTGCTGCAACTGGTTTGTTCATGGCTTACAGTGGACTTAACGGTCTAACTTTGTCCGTTCTTCTACTTGCTTACACAGCATCTTCAATTTTTCAGACATTTCTTGTCACCGCTGGAATGTTTGCGGCTTTATCCATGTACGGTCTTACTACAAAGAAAGATCTGACTGGTATGGGAACCTTTATGATGATGGGTGTTTTCGGAATCATCATTGCTTCTGTTGTGAACATGTTCATGCAGAGCTCAGCAATGAACTTCGTAATCTCCGTAATCGGTGTAGTTGTATTCGCTGGTCTTACTGCTTATGATTCCCAGAAGCTTAGGATTATGGGCGAAAATGTTCCTGAAGGTGACGAGGTTGCTCTTAGGCGCGGCACAATTATGGGCGCGCTGACACTCTACCTTGATTTCATCAACTTGTTCTTATTCCTACTAAGATTCATGGGTTCTTCACGCAATTAA
- the rnr gene encoding ribonuclease R, with protein sequence MGKKSKKSGVLKPFEVLKVLRAAERPLSGGEVQKKLGLTKQHRKFVKNILIDLVDDGTIVKAKRGYGLLEKMDLIIGKLQVQRSRVAFVIREDKGSNDIFISPRAMGDAWHGDRVSVALIGGKSRGKNPEGRIVAVLERGKQVFPVRVVRPMGESGLLCNPTDPRLDFGILVEPQGAAKVHPKRKKKYIDENVGKEAFEKANGPAAIPEPVEAEFDYSKVSSGDILLVAPGARLKSDLWKGKILKYLGREDDALVQEAIVKANHGVPTEFPGSVLAQASKLPDQPTEDDYKTREDMREIPFVTIDGATAKDFDDAIHVETTPTGYRLRVAIADVSHYVAMETPMDREARRRGNSYYFPKSVEPMFPEALSNGLCSLNPNVERLAMNATIEFDKTGVPKSSTFAPVVIRSHARLTYDQVFNAVIEGDKAEREKIKDVIPMLEVAEKLARQINARRNERGSLQFDLPEPEIISNEEGVTVDIRPRTRNFAHQMIEEFMIAANEAVAEFLTAREMPCLYRVHPGPDPEKLRNFFKVLNKMGIAGEIPDAVTPQALQQVLGSAVGEDQEFLVSRMLIRSMKQAKYEPGNEGHFGLASDCYCHFTSPIRRYADLAVHRFLKVTLGDPHQAMPAQKQLTSLGAHLSGRERVAMEAEREILKRLTIIFLKDRVGGTFDAIVSSMADFGFWVEFQGVMAEGMIRLANLSDDYYTFWPERQMIVGERSGKSFRMGQRIKVKLDSVSLEMLEANLSVVSGAEDFKKFV encoded by the coding sequence ATGGGAAAGAAATCAAAGAAATCAGGCGTACTTAAGCCTTTTGAAGTACTTAAAGTTTTGCGTGCAGCCGAAAGACCTCTTTCAGGTGGCGAAGTTCAAAAAAAACTTGGACTCACAAAACAACATCGTAAATTTGTAAAGAATATACTCATTGATCTCGTCGATGACGGAACCATTGTCAAAGCCAAAAGAGGCTATGGTTTGCTTGAAAAAATGGATCTTATAATTGGTAAATTGCAGGTTCAGAGATCCCGCGTTGCATTTGTGATCCGCGAAGATAAAGGTAGCAACGATATATTTATCAGCCCCCGTGCAATGGGTGATGCGTGGCATGGAGATAGGGTTTCAGTTGCTCTCATCGGTGGCAAAAGCCGTGGCAAGAATCCTGAAGGACGTATTGTTGCTGTGCTTGAACGTGGGAAGCAGGTATTCCCAGTCAGAGTCGTGCGACCTATGGGTGAAAGTGGGCTGTTGTGTAACCCAACAGATCCAAGGCTTGATTTTGGAATTCTGGTTGAGCCGCAGGGTGCTGCAAAGGTTCATCCGAAGAGGAAGAAAAAATACATTGATGAAAATGTCGGTAAAGAAGCTTTTGAAAAAGCTAATGGTCCGGCCGCTATTCCAGAACCCGTTGAAGCTGAATTTGATTATTCAAAAGTTTCTAGCGGAGATATTTTGCTTGTTGCTCCAGGCGCGCGGCTTAAGTCAGATTTGTGGAAAGGTAAGATTCTTAAATACCTTGGACGCGAAGATGATGCTCTTGTGCAGGAAGCTATTGTTAAGGCGAATCACGGTGTTCCTACAGAGTTTCCGGGATCTGTGCTCGCTCAGGCAAGTAAGTTGCCGGATCAGCCAACCGAAGATGATTATAAAACTCGCGAAGACATGCGCGAAATCCCGTTCGTCACCATTGATGGTGCTACCGCAAAAGATTTTGATGACGCTATTCATGTCGAAACTACTCCTACGGGATACCGCTTACGGGTCGCAATTGCGGACGTGAGTCACTATGTCGCAATGGAAACGCCTATGGACCGTGAGGCTCGCAGACGCGGTAACTCATACTATTTCCCGAAATCAGTGGAACCTATGTTCCCTGAAGCGCTCAGCAACGGTCTTTGCAGTCTCAATCCAAATGTTGAACGCCTCGCCATGAATGCAACAATTGAGTTCGATAAAACTGGCGTTCCAAAGTCTTCAACATTCGCACCTGTCGTAATCCGCAGTCATGCCCGCCTTACTTACGATCAGGTATTTAATGCTGTTATCGAAGGCGACAAAGCAGAGCGCGAGAAGATTAAAGATGTGATTCCAATGCTTGAAGTTGCGGAAAAGCTTGCTCGCCAGATTAATGCACGAAGGAACGAGCGTGGAAGCTTGCAGTTTGATCTGCCGGAACCAGAAATTATTTCTAATGAAGAGGGTGTGACCGTTGATATTCGCCCACGGACTCGCAATTTTGCTCATCAGATGATCGAAGAATTCATGATCGCGGCCAATGAAGCTGTTGCGGAATTTCTAACTGCGCGCGAAATGCCATGTTTGTATCGTGTGCATCCCGGACCAGATCCGGAAAAGCTGAGAAACTTTTTCAAAGTGTTGAATAAGATGGGTATTGCTGGAGAGATTCCAGACGCCGTGACACCGCAAGCTTTGCAGCAAGTGCTAGGCAGCGCTGTAGGTGAGGATCAGGAGTTTTTGGTCAGCAGAATGCTCATTCGTTCAATGAAACAAGCTAAGTATGAGCCGGGTAACGAAGGGCATTTTGGTCTTGCTTCAGATTGCTATTGCCATTTCACTTCACCAATCAGGCGTTATGCAGATCTTGCTGTTCACAGATTTTTGAAGGTAACGTTGGGTGATCCGCATCAAGCTATGCCTGCGCAGAAGCAGCTTACGAGCCTCGGCGCTCACTTAAGTGGACGCGAAAGAGTTGCCATGGAAGCTGAGCGTGAAATACTAAAACGCCTTACAATTATCTTCCTTAAAGATAGAGTTGGCGGAACTTTCGACGCGATAGTATCTTCTATGGCTGACTTCGGATTCTGGGTAGAATTCCAGGGTGTTATGGCTGAAGGTATGATCAGATTAGCAAATTTAAGCGATGATTATTATACTTTCTGGCCTGAGCGTCAGATGATTGTCGGCGAGCGTTCAGGTAAGTCATTTAGAATGGGGCAGAGAATAAAGGTAAAACTGGACTCTGTGAGCTTGGAAATGCTTGAAGCGAATTTGTCAGTGGTGAGCGGGGCGGAAGATTTTAAGAAGTTTGTTTAG
- a CDS encoding peptide arginase family protein → MGNWIVDFQGRNHSMAIKLNFLWNDKNIFIMDNHRAALWCWIQSLKGGQSLKVFHVDRHFDALFSAQDYAHFPHDEFESMDIEEYLTFGYDNDFFAVTPLFRWDNYLGLFIEKYRAQISEWAFATHGKGAAPKDISYAGYEPWEFPSAISDLTGKWIFNLDLDYFFGRMANGQMERLFTDIYINDFAKALRTALDSGVVEVLTISLSPECAAGWAGAEGALNVLAKGLGIDFCLPD, encoded by the coding sequence ATGGGAAACTGGATCGTTGATTTTCAGGGTCGTAATCACTCTATGGCCATAAAGCTGAATTTTCTTTGGAACGACAAAAATATTTTCATAATGGATAACCATAGAGCAGCTTTATGGTGTTGGATTCAAAGTCTGAAGGGCGGACAGTCTCTTAAAGTTTTTCATGTAGATAGACATTTTGATGCCCTGTTTTCAGCACAGGATTATGCCCACTTTCCTCACGATGAGTTTGAATCAATGGACATCGAAGAATATCTTACATTTGGTTACGATAACGATTTCTTTGCTGTTACTCCGCTTTTCAGGTGGGATAATTATTTGGGATTATTTATTGAAAAGTATCGTGCACAAATATCTGAATGGGCGTTTGCAACGCATGGAAAAGGTGCGGCACCAAAAGATATCAGCTATGCAGGCTATGAGCCTTGGGAATTCCCATCTGCCATCAGCGACTTGACTGGTAAATGGATTTTCAATCTTGATCTCGACTATTTTTTTGGAAGAATGGCAAATGGACAGATGGAAAGGCTTTTTACCGATATTTATATTAATGATTTTGCCAAAGCCTTACGCACAGCTCTTGATTCTGGAGTTGTCGAAGTTTTAACTATCAGTTTAAGTCCTGAGTGTGCTGCTGGATGGGCTGGTGCAGAGGGGGCGCTTAACGTTTTAGCAAAAGGACTCGGTATTGATTTTTGTTTACCCGACTAG
- a CDS encoding LexA family transcriptional regulator yields MHNKDFDSFFERLQGQTDISTQAELARVLGVGRAAVSLVKKKGAVPPRWILDLSVRYNIDSTWLESGVGLPHPEENVEAFADDFARIPKVAARLSAGGGSFETGGEVEGYYAFRKDWIGSKGNTSDMVLMEVYGNSMEPELKEGDVVLLDQSKQDILAGGIYAIGVEDTVMVKRVEKRPGQIVLHSDNKDYTPIFLGGDELRNVRVLGQVMWVSREYH; encoded by the coding sequence ATGCATAACAAAGATTTTGATTCATTCTTCGAACGCTTACAGGGCCAGACCGATATATCCACACAGGCGGAACTTGCTCGTGTTTTAGGTGTCGGGCGGGCTGCTGTTTCCTTGGTTAAGAAAAAAGGAGCAGTTCCCCCGCGCTGGATACTTGATTTGTCTGTGCGGTATAATATTGATTCAACATGGCTTGAATCCGGAGTAGGGTTACCACACCCTGAGGAAAATGTCGAAGCCTTTGCTGATGATTTTGCTAGAATACCTAAAGTTGCAGCTAGGTTATCAGCTGGAGGCGGCTCTTTTGAGACTGGCGGAGAAGTTGAAGGATATTATGCTTTTCGTAAAGATTGGATAGGCTCGAAGGGGAATACTTCAGATATGGTGCTGATGGAAGTCTATGGAAACAGCATGGAGCCAGAATTAAAAGAGGGTGATGTTGTTTTGCTTGATCAGTCTAAGCAAGATATCCTAGCCGGCGGAATATACGCTATTGGTGTTGAAGATACTGTTATGGTAAAGCGTGTAGAAAAACGTCCTGGGCAAATTGTTCTCCATAGCGATAACAAAGACTATACACCTATATTCCTTGGTGGAGACGAATTGCGAAATGTTAGGGTGCTTGGTCAGGTGATGTGGGTTTCACGCGAATATCATTAA